The Candidatus Thiothrix anitrata genome includes the window ATGCCTGTGACCCGGAATTTGTCGGGCATTTGCCGCTGCAAGGGGTAAAATGTGTGATTTCAGCTTTGCCACAACACGCGGTGAGCCTCACCCACGAAAATGCGCACTTGATGTTGTTGGATGCGCTGCACCGTCAACATTACGCGGGCAAGATTGCGATTGCTCTGCAACAGTCCAATGATGCAGAAGATGTTGACCGCTTGAAAAGACGCGGGGCGGATTTGATCTTTCAGCCCTTCCACGACGCTGCTGCACAGGCGGCAGAACAACTTAAGGCACTATTAGCCACGAAGGAGTAAACCATGCGCCACTTTCATCATATTCTGTACGCCAGCACGCATTTGGATGACGCTACCTTGGATGGCTTAAAGCAAGCCCTAAGCATTGCTCGTGAAAATCAGGCGACACTGAAGTTCTTGTTGTTACACCCGGAATTGCCCTCAAACCAATGGGAATACCGTGATATGTACCACAACTTTTTTCAGTCGCAAGTACAGGAATTACTCGAAACGGCGCGTGCTGCACTGAGTGCGTCCGCAGCGGAAATTCCGGCGGTGCGGGTGGAACTCGAAGCGATTAGTGATCCGCCCGCGATTAGCATGATTCGCCATGTGTTGCGTGATGGGCATGATTTATTGATTAAGGAAGCGGAAGTTAAAGGCAATCACAAGGGTTTTAAGGCATTGGACATGACCTTGCTGCGTAAATGCCCCTGCCCGGTGTGGCTGGCACGCCCGATCAGTGCTTCCCGTGCGGACATGCGGGTGGCAGTCGCGATTAACCCGGAAAGCCGCGATGATAACGAGCAAGCACTAAGCTTGCGTTTGTTGGAACTTGCCAGTTCATTGGCGACGACGACCAGCGCTGAATTAGCGATTGTGTCGTGCTGGGATTATCCATTTGAAGAGTTCTTGCGCCACAATGGGCGGGCAGAAGTGGCGGAGGCAACCATCTTGCAAACAGTGCTGGATGCGGAAAGTGAACATCGCGCCACCCTCCAGCATTTGCTCCAACAGGCTGGATTAACACCAAGGCACTACCGCGTTTATCACTTACGCGGGCAAGCCGATGACCTGATTCCCGACTTTGTTGAGGCGCATCAGGTGGATGTGTTGGTAATGGGCAGTGTGGCGCGTACCGGCATTAAAGGCTTTCTGATCGGTAATACGGCTGAAAACATTGCCGAGGAATTGGGTGGCAGCTTGGTGGCACTCAAACCCCACGGCTTTGTTTCGCCGATTGAGCCTTATTGAGGCAATACCACGCTACTGACTTGCTGAGGCCAGGCATTGATCACCGCATTGATCAAGGTCGCCAGCGGAATCGCGAAAAATACGCCCCAAATGCCCCAAATCGAGCCAAAAAACAACACCGCCGTGATAATCGCGGCGGGGTGTAAATTAACCATTTCTGCGAACAGCAACGGTACTAGCAGATTGCCATCCAGAAATTGGATAATCCCGTAGGCGATCATGACGTAGGCAAAATCGGCGTTAAATCCCCATTGGAAATACGCCACAATCGCCACTGGCAATGTCACCACCGCAGCCCCCACGTAGGGAATCAGCACCGAAATACCCACCAAAAACGACAATAGCATTGAATAACGTAAGTCAAACACCACAAATGCGATGAAAGAAGCTGCCCACACGATCAGAATTTCCAGAAACTTACCGCGTACATAACCGGCGATTTTGGCGTTCACTTCGCGCCAGACCTGCACCACCAATTCACGATCACTGGGCAGGAAGTTACCGAACCATGCCAACACCATGTCTTTGTCTTTCAAAAAGAAAAACACCAGCAACGGTACGACCACCAAATACACAATAAAGGCGATCAGGTTAAAGACCGATGACAAGGAAAAACTCAATACATGCCGGGATAATTGGGTCAGCTCATTGCGCAGGCTATTGAGCAATTCCACGATGGCTTGTTCGGAAATCAAGGTGGGGTACTTTTCAGGCAGTGTCAATAGGGCATCTTGCCCGGCAGCGATCATGCCCGGAATTTCCAAGGCAAATTGCGTTGCTTGTTTGAACATCAGCGGGGCGAGTATCACCAGCACCAATAACAGCAGCATCACGAATAGACTGAAGACCAGCAGAATTGAGGCAAAGCGTGGTAGCTTGCAGCGTCGCAGTAAATGCACCGCCCCGTCCAACAGGTAGGCGATAATGACGGCTGCCAACATCGGTGCAAGTATTTTTCCCGCAAAAACAATGACACTTAAACCCAGCAACAGTAACATTGCCAAAATGGCAACTTGGGGGTTGGAGAAGTGTCGGATATACCAGTCGTTGAGCAGTTTAAGCATAGGGTTATTATCGTGGCATTTGCTGGTTAGAGGTAAGGGATACTAGCAGAACCGCGTTAAAAATGGCATAAACCTGTGACAAGCAAGGCAGTGACCTTGTGAGGTATTTCGTTTATTTTTTAATAAAAAGGATTGTGCTAATGTTAATGCCCTTACTTGCCGTATTGGCTGGTTTTGCTCTGTTGATGTGGAGTGCGGATAAATTCGTGGATGGCGCTGCCGCAACAGCTAAACATCTGGGAGTTTCGACTTTATTGATCGGGATAGTGGTGGTGGGCTTCGGGACATCTGCCCCTGAGATGGTCGTGTCTGCTTTTGCTGCATTGGATGGTAAACCGGCTCTGGCTTTGGGCAATGCTTACGGTTCCAATATTATCAATATTACCTTGATTTTAGGGTTGTCGGCTATATTTGCGACGCTTGCGGTGCATTCCAGCATCGTGCGTAAAGAGTTGCCCATTTTGCTGGGTGTGACTTTATTGGCAGGTTGGCAGTTGTGGGATGGTGAAATCAGCCGTGCTGACGCTATCGTGCTGCTAGTCGTGCTGTTCGCCATTATGGGTTGGATGGTGTATTCCGCCAAGCACAGCAAGCAGGATAGCTTGGGCGATGAAATGTCAGATGAAATGGCTGACAATTCCCTAACCTTAAAAGCGGCTATTATATGGTTAGTGATCGGCTTGTTGTTGCTCATGGCAAGCTCGAAAATGTTGGTATGGGGTGCGGTCAGCATTGCGCAAGGCTTGGGTGTTAGTGAATTGATTATTGGTTTGACCATTGTGGCGTTTGGTACGTCGTTACCGGAGTTGGCAGCCTCCATTGCTGCGGCGCGTAAAAACGAGGCGGATTTGGCGATAGGTAACGTCGTCGGCTCCAACCTGTTTAATACGCTGGCAGTGGTGGGTATCGCAGGTGTCATTGCTCCGATGCAGGTTGGATCGGAAGTGCTAAGCCGTGATTGGGCGGTGATGTTTGCTATTACCGTTGGCTTATTCATTATGGCGTATGGTTTAAGGAAGCCAGGGCATCTGACCCGTTGGGAAGGCATCCTATTGTTGAGTGCTTATCTGGCGTACACCGGTTGGTTGATTTATACCGTGGTGGTGTAAAATAAAAAGCCCCCGATTGGGGGCTTTTTATTAGCTAATGCGATACAGAATCAGACTACCGAACCATCTTCATTCATGCCCTCGATTTTTTCCTTTTCCGGTGGGATCAAGGCTTCTTTGGTAATACCCAAGGTCAGCAGCAAATTACTCGCCACATAAATGGATGAGTAAGTACCCACCACAATCCCCACGATCAACGCCAACGAGAAGGCACTAATCACTTCGCTACCAAATACGTACAGTGCTATAACCACCAACAAGGTTGTCATGGAAGTCAGTAAAGTACGTGTCAGAGTTTGATTAATAGAAATATTCAACACCTCTCTAGGAGTTTCATCGCGTAATAGTCGGAAATTATCACGCTGACGGTCAAAAACCACGATAGTGTCATTCAATGAATAACCAATAATCGCCAACAATGCCGCTAACACCGTTAAATCAAACTCAATTTGTGTTAGTGAGAAAAAGCCCAGCGTGATTATCACGTCATGTACTAAAGCGACTACCGCTCCCACTGCAAAGCGGAACTCAAAGCGAAATGCCACGTAAATCAAAATACCGATGAGTGCGTACAGCATGGCCAAGCCGCCATCTTCGCGTAATTCCTCACCGATTTGTGGCCCGACGAATTCCACACGACGCAACTCCACCGCCGGTGTTTCCGCCTGCAACGTGGCTAAAACATCGTTACTGAGTTTAGCTTTATCATCTGTTTCTACCTGAGGGGGTAAACGAATCAGGATGTCTTTAGCACTACCGAAATGTTGCACAATGGCTTTGTATTCTGCCGCCTGCAACACACCACGCACCTTATCGGGATCTGTGCTTTCGGGGTAGGCGACCTCCATCACTGTACCGCCGGTAAAGTCGATACCTAAATTCAGGCCACGCAAGGCTAAAGAGGCAATAGAAACCAAAATCATGAGGATAGAAAGCCCTAATGCCAGCTTACGCAGCCCCATAAAATCAATTGTCTTATTTTTGTCGAGCATCATGATGTTACTCCATTAAATACTTAGGGTCTGAACACGACGGTTGCCGTAAATCAGGTTAATCAAGGCACGACTCACCACAATGGCAGTAAACATAGAAGAAATAATCCCCAGTGCCAGTGTAATAGCAAAACCTTTAATTGGGCCTGTTCCAAAACTAAACAGCACGACGGCAGCAATGAGGGTGGTAATATTCGCATCGGTAATGGTCGACAATGCCCGCTCGAAACCCGCGTTGATGGCACGTTGCGTTGATGCCCCCGTGCGCAATTCTTCTTTAATACGCTCAAAGATCAGCACATTCGCATCAACCGCCATACCGATGGTCAAAACGATGCCCGCAATCCCCGGTAAGGTTAGCGTGGCTTGCAACATGGATAACATCGCAAATACCAGCACTACGTTCATGGTGAGTGCCACATTCGCGACCAAACCAAAAACACGGTAGTAAACCGCCATGAAAATCAGCACCAAGGCAAAACCGATAAGAATGGATTGAAAACCGGTTTCAATATTTTCCTTACCCAAGTTCGGCCCAACAGTGCGTTCTTCTACGATATAAAGTGGTGCTGCTAATGCACCCGCCCGCAGCAACAGCGCGAGATCACGCGCTTCTTTGGGGGAATCTAATCCAGTAATTTGGAAACGTTTGCTCAGTTGCTCCTGAATTCGAGCAACATTGATAACTTCCTGCTCGGTACGACTGGTTTTTTGTAGCTCACCATTCACTTCAACCGTCTCAATTTTGGTTTCAATGAATACCACTGCCATAAGCTTTTGCACATTTTCACCGGTTACTTTGGCAAAACGGCTAGCACCCTTACCATCCAGCGTAATATGTACTGCTGGGCGACTATTCTCATCAAAACCAGAAGATGCATCAATAATCGACTCACCAGTCAACATAACACGCCGATTCAGCAGTATCGGGCTACCATCACGCTCCGTATACAGTGACATACCAATAGGCGCACGACCGGATTGTTTTGCTTGGAACGGATCATTATTCTCATCGACCAAACGGAACTCCAACGTTGCGGTAGCCCCCAAAATTTCTTTAGCACGGGCAGTATCCTGCACCCCCGGCAATTGCACCACAATGCGATTTGCCCCTTGCTGTTGAATAATGGGTTCAGCCACACCAAGTTCGTTCACCCGCTTACGTAAGGTGGTAATATTCTGCTGCAACGCGAACTTCTGAACCGCAGCGATTGCCGTTTCAGAGATACCCGCCTGTAAATCCGTGCTGTCATCCGGTGCAGCAATTTGCAAACTATCACCGTATTCAGCACGCAACGCCTCTATAGCAGCATTACGTTCAGCAACTTCGCGAAACTTAACACTAACGGTTTCACCTTCACGGGTAACACCCAGATACTTAATCTTTTGATCGCGGAAAAGGTCACGGAACTCATTATCATAGCGTTCCAATGCTTTATCGACAGCGGCTTTCATATCCACTTCCATCAGGAAATGTACTCCGCCGCGTAAATCCAAGCCCAAATACATCGGCTGGGCGTTGAAAGCACGTAACCAAGCGGGTGTTGCTGGTGCCAGATTAAGTGCTACGACAAAATCCTTGCCTGCGGTTTCTTTCAACACTTCGGCAGCCGCTAATTGCGTGTCAGTATCCGCAAAATGGAACAATACCTGTGACCCTTTACTCTCGGTAAACTTTATGTCCAACCCTTTGGCAACCAAGGCTTGCTCAAAGCGTTGCTGGCTGGCCTCATCCAGTACATCTTCGGAGGTGGAGCTTATCTGTACCGCAGGTTGAGAAGGGAATAAGTTCGGGGCAGCGTAGACAAGCCCGACTAACAGTACGACACCTACGAGGACGTACTTCCAGAGTGGATAGCGATTCATTTTTATGAGATTCCGTGTGGAGTTGGACGTGAGGGGGAAAATCCCCCCACCTACCGTTTACGCGCCTTTCATCGTGCCCTTAGGCAAAACGCTGGCAACAGCCTGTTTTTGTACTTTAATAGTGACATTATCGGCAATGGCAAGTTCGATAAAACTATCGCTAATGCTTGCAACCTTACCCAAAATGCCGCCACCAGTAACGATTTCATCACCTTTACCAATGGATTCGATCATTAATTTATGCTCTTTCGCCCGCTTTTGTTGAGGGCGAATAATCATGAAATACATGATGGCGAAAAATACGCCCATCATCAGCAGCATTTCAATGCCACCACCGGCAGGTGCAGCCGCACCCTCTGCATGAGCGTTAGAAATCAGAAAGTCCACATTCAATCTCCTATCGTTGATTTTCGGTGGCTATTATGCCACCTCCCACGGAAAAGCGATAACCTGTTTCAGGTCATTTACTTGCATCCTACACATCAGAATCCGGTCGATACCAACCGCAACCCCGGCACATTCTGGCAACCCCTGTTCCAACGCGGCAAGAAACCGTTCATCAACGGGGATGTCATTGCCGCGTGTTTGCGCATCCTGCGTTAATAACAAGCGGTTTCGCGCCGCATCAGTTTGTTCTTGATACCCGTTGCCGAGTTCCAACGCGCCTAAATAAACCTCAAAACGTTCCGCAACCGCTTGCCCTTGGTGCATTTGCACTGTTGCCAAGGCACTTTGACTGGCGGGGTAGTGGTAAATAAAAGTGAGTCGATCAGTGGGTAATTGCGGTTCCACACAATGGGTAAGCAACAGGTCACGCCAAGCTTGCACTGACATTTCACCGTTGATCACAATTCCCCGCTCACGCGCCACTACGGATAGCTCAGCTACGTCAGCAACATGGGGGTCAATCTGTAAGGTTTCAAGGAATACCTCACGATAACTGCGGAAATGCGGTAGCTGTTGCAAATGCGGGATCAGTAGATGCAATAAGTCAGCCACTTCCTGCATCAATTGCTGCCAGCTAAAACCGAGGCGATACCATTCCAACATGGTGAATTCGGGATTATGACGAGTGCCACTTTCATCACGCCGCCACACCTTGCAAAGCTGGTAAATGTCGCCAGAACCGGCTGCCAGCAAGCGTTTCATCGGGTATTCCGGCGAGGTGTGCAAATAACGCAAACCCTGCGGCGTATTCACGCTGAAACTGTCAATGAAAGGGTCGGTGTTACCCGCTTGCGAAAGTGCCGGGGTTTCGACTTCCAGCACTGCACGTTCGGCAAAAAAAACGCGCACCTGCTGATTCAG containing:
- a CDS encoding universal stress protein, whose protein sequence is MRHFHHILYASTHLDDATLDGLKQALSIARENQATLKFLLLHPELPSNQWEYRDMYHNFFQSQVQELLETARAALSASAAEIPAVRVELEAISDPPAISMIRHVLRDGHDLLIKEAEVKGNHKGFKALDMTLLRKCPCPVWLARPISASRADMRVAVAINPESRDDNEQALSLRLLELASSLATTTSAELAIVSCWDYPFEEFLRHNGRAEVAEATILQTVLDAESEHRATLQHLLQQAGLTPRHYRVYHLRGQADDLIPDFVEAHQVDVLVMGSVARTGIKGFLIGNTAENIAEELGGSLVALKPHGFVSPIEPY
- a CDS encoding AI-2E family transporter; translation: MLKLLNDWYIRHFSNPQVAILAMLLLLGLSVIVFAGKILAPMLAAVIIAYLLDGAVHLLRRCKLPRFASILLVFSLFVMLLLLVLVILAPLMFKQATQFALEIPGMIAAGQDALLTLPEKYPTLISEQAIVELLNSLRNELTQLSRHVLSFSLSSVFNLIAFIVYLVVVPLLVFFFLKDKDMVLAWFGNFLPSDRELVVQVWREVNAKIAGYVRGKFLEILIVWAASFIAFVVFDLRYSMLLSFLVGISVLIPYVGAAVVTLPVAIVAYFQWGFNADFAYVMIAYGIIQFLDGNLLVPLLFAEMVNLHPAAIITAVLFFGSIWGIWGVFFAIPLATLINAVINAWPQQVSSVVLPQ
- a CDS encoding calcium/sodium antiporter — its product is MLMPLLAVLAGFALLMWSADKFVDGAAATAKHLGVSTLLIGIVVVGFGTSAPEMVVSAFAALDGKPALALGNAYGSNIINITLILGLSAIFATLAVHSSIVRKELPILLGVTLLAGWQLWDGEISRADAIVLLVVLFAIMGWMVYSAKHSKQDSLGDEMSDEMADNSLTLKAAIIWLVIGLLLLMASSKMLVWGAVSIAQGLGVSELIIGLTIVAFGTSLPELAASIAAARKNEADLAIGNVVGSNLFNTLAVVGIAGVIAPMQVGSEVLSRDWAVMFAITVGLFIMAYGLRKPGHLTRWEGILLLSAYLAYTGWLIYTVVV
- the secF gene encoding protein translocase subunit SecF is translated as MMLDKNKTIDFMGLRKLALGLSILMILVSIASLALRGLNLGIDFTGGTVMEVAYPESTDPDKVRGVLQAAEYKAIVQHFGSAKDILIRLPPQVETDDKAKLSNDVLATLQAETPAVELRRVEFVGPQIGEELREDGGLAMLYALIGILIYVAFRFEFRFAVGAVVALVHDVIITLGFFSLTQIEFDLTVLAALLAIIGYSLNDTIVVFDRQRDNFRLLRDETPREVLNISINQTLTRTLLTSMTTLLVVIALYVFGSEVISAFSLALIVGIVVGTYSSIYVASNLLLTLGITKEALIPPEKEKIEGMNEDGSVV
- the secD gene encoding protein translocase subunit SecD, whose translation is MNRYPLWKYVLVGVVLLVGLVYAAPNLFPSQPAVQISSTSEDVLDEASQQRFEQALVAKGLDIKFTESKGSQVLFHFADTDTQLAAAEVLKETAGKDFVVALNLAPATPAWLRAFNAQPMYLGLDLRGGVHFLMEVDMKAAVDKALERYDNEFRDLFRDQKIKYLGVTREGETVSVKFREVAERNAAIEALRAEYGDSLQIAAPDDSTDLQAGISETAIAAVQKFALQQNITTLRKRVNELGVAEPIIQQQGANRIVVQLPGVQDTARAKEILGATATLEFRLVDENNDPFQAKQSGRAPIGMSLYTERDGSPILLNRRVMLTGESIIDASSGFDENSRPAVHITLDGKGASRFAKVTGENVQKLMAVVFIETKIETVEVNGELQKTSRTEQEVINVARIQEQLSKRFQITGLDSPKEARDLALLLRAGALAAPLYIVEERTVGPNLGKENIETGFQSILIGFALVLIFMAVYYRVFGLVANVALTMNVVLVFAMLSMLQATLTLPGIAGIVLTIGMAVDANVLIFERIKEELRTGASTQRAINAGFERALSTITDANITTLIAAVVLFSFGTGPIKGFAITLALGIISSMFTAIVVSRALINLIYGNRRVQTLSI
- the yajC gene encoding preprotein translocase subunit YajC, with translation MDFLISNAHAEGAAAPAGGGIEMLLMMGVFFAIMYFMIIRPQQKRAKEHKLMIESIGKGDEIVTGGGILGKVASISDSFIELAIADNVTIKVQKQAVASVLPKGTMKGA
- the epmA gene encoding EF-P lysine aminoacylase EpmA, whose amino-acid sequence is MNLTALQQRASLNQQVRVFFAERAVLEVETPALSQAGNTDPFIDSFSVNTPQGLRYLHTSPEYPMKRLLAAGSGDIYQLCKVWRRDESGTRHNPEFTMLEWYRLGFSWQQLMQEVADLLHLLIPHLQQLPHFRSYREVFLETLQIDPHVADVAELSVVARERGIVINGEMSVQAWRDLLLTHCVEPQLPTDRLTFIYHYPASQSALATVQMHQGQAVAERFEVYLGALELGNGYQEQTDAARNRLLLTQDAQTRGNDIPVDERFLAALEQGLPECAGVAVGIDRILMCRMQVNDLKQVIAFPWEVA